A region from the Maniola jurtina chromosome 20, ilManJurt1.1, whole genome shotgun sequence genome encodes:
- the LOC123875673 gene encoding uncharacterized protein LOC123875673: protein MKFFVAIAALVAVATANPLNTWSLADLTEAVNNPNTNPSLLPYLQFALNELKNIIASGVAVDSIVVPTPAVIEEYNAPSTWTLQELSEALQNSQTDPALVPLLEDALDHLMDSIFSGQNVNAIVINLPVDNIEIIPVPVLPEPEIPEPELPEKPVLPGIIPPTPETPVSSPLVQVIVNVNGQQQQLTEVPHEIKPTPVQVVDEIPADVLAGLRH from the exons ATGAAGTTCTTTGTTGCCATCGCTGCCCTGGTCGCCGTGGCCACGGCCAACCCGCTCAACACCTGGAGCCTCGCCGACCTCACTGAGGCCGTCAACAATCCAAATACAAATCCTTCCCTCCTCCCCTACCTCCAATTTGCCCTTAATGAATTGAAGAACATCATTGCCAGTGGCGTTGCTGTG gATTCCATTGTCGTACCAACGCCAGCAGTCATTGAGGAATACAATGCGCCCTCTACCTGGACGCTCCAGGAGCTGTCCGAAGCTCTTCAGAACTCCCAAACCGACCCTGCTCTCGTGCCTCTTCTGGAGGACGCTTTAGACCATCTCATGGACTCTATCTTCAGTGGACAGAACGTT AATGCTATCGTCATCAACCTACCCGTTGACAATATCGAAATCATCCCGGTACCCGTTCTCCCTGAACCGGAAATTCCTGAGCCCGAACTTCCCGAGAAGCCTGTACTTCCCGGGATCATTCCCCCCACACCGGAAACGCCCGTGTCCAGCCCCTTGGTGCAGGTCATCGTCAATGTTAACGGCCAACAACAACAG CTTACTGAAGTCCCTCATGAAATCAAGCCTACCCCAGTTCAGGTCGTCGATGAGATCCCCGCCGACGTTCTTGCTGGCCTCAGGCACTAA
- the LOC123875674 gene encoding uncharacterized protein LOC123875674 translates to MTLPTVTIDELSKGIQDYSSNKSINNVLEGILNDYMDLQYGKPTPYTTGKQVLPTGASIEDVKNGIDSGDLEKKYKDLFEKISEVHQSGDLTPRSVNDGSWDDKYKPVLVLVTPNK, encoded by the coding sequence ATGACGCTCCCTACAGTAACCATCGACGAGCTCTCTAAAGGAATCCAAGACTATTCCTCCAACAAGAGCATAAACAATGTCTTAGAAGGCATCCTCAACGACTATATGGATCTCCAATATGGCAAGCCAACTCCTTACACCACTGGAAAGCAAGTACTTCCAACTGGAGCTAGCATAGAAGATGTAAAGAATGGAATTGATAGTGGTGACCttgaaaagaaatataaagatTTATTCGAAAAGATTTCTGAAGTGCACCAAAGTGGGGATTTGACTCCTCGATCGGTAAATGATGGCTCTTGGGACGACAAGTATAAACCAGTCCTTGTATTAGTAACCCCTAACAAGTAG